The following are encoded in a window of Arvicanthis niloticus isolate mArvNil1 chromosome 1, mArvNil1.pat.X, whole genome shotgun sequence genomic DNA:
- the LOC117720971 gene encoding olfactory receptor 51I2-like yields the protein MGGEAHNSSGLPPFILTGLPGMESSQHWLFLLLGVLYTVSIVGNALILFIIKEEESLHQPMYYFLSLLSVNDLGVSFSTLPTVLVVFCFHLREISFNSCMSQMFFIHLFSFMESGILLAMSFDRYVAICNPLRYSTVLTDARVVWMGVCVFLRSFCMVFPLPFLLKRLPFCKANVLSHAYCLHPDMIRLPCGDITINNIFGLFIVISTFGLDSALILLSYVLILRSVLAIASQEERLKTLNTCVSHLCAVLIFYVPMVGVSMAARYGRHAPRYVHTFLSLVYLFVPPMLNPVIYSIKTKEIRRRLHKILLGTKI from the coding sequence ATGGGAGGTGAAGCCCACAATAGCTCTGGGTTGCCTCCCTTTATCTTGACAGGACTGCCAGGGATGGAGAGCTCCCAGCACTGGTTGTTCCTGCTCCTTggtgtcctctacactgtctcCATAGTGGGCAATGCCCTGATCCTGTTCATCATTAAGGAGGAAGAGAGTCTACACCAACCCATGTactactttctgtctctgctatCAGTCAATGACCTGGGTGTGTCTTTCTCCACATTGCCCACAGTCCTGGTTGTGTTTTGCTTCCACTTGAGAGAGATCAGTTTTAACTCTTGCATGTCCCAAATGTTCTTTATCCACCTTTTCTCTTTCATGGAGTCTGGGATTCTGCTGGCCATGAGCTTTGATCGCTATGTAGCCATCTGTAACCCACTGCGCTATTCCACAGTGCTCACTGATGCCCGGGTGGTGTGGATGGGTGTATGTGTTTTCCTTCGAAGTTTCTGCATGGTTTTCCCATTACCCTTCCTTCTGAAGAGGTTGCCCTTCTGCAAGGCTAATGTGCTCTCCCATGCCTACTGTCTGCATCCAGACATGATTCGCCTGCCCTGTGGTGATATTACCATTAATAATATATTTGGCTTGTTCATAGTCATCTCTACCTTTGGACTTGATTCTGCACTCATTCTCCTCTCTTATGTTCTCATACTTCGCTCTGTACTGGCTATTGCCTCTCAGGAAGAAAGGCTGAAGACCCTGAACACGTGTGTGTCACACCTGTGTGCTGTGCTCATTTTCTATGTGCCCATGGTAGGGGTGTCCATGGCTGCTCGTTATGGGAGGCATGCTCCACGGTATGTGCACACATTTCTCTCgcttgtttatctgtttgttccTCCAATGCTCAATCCTGTTATTTATTCCATCAAAACCAAGGAGATTCGTCGGAGGCTTCACAAAATCCTGCTGGGGACCAAGATTTGA
- the LOC117721936 gene encoding olfactory receptor 51I2-like produces the protein MGGEAHNSSGLPPFILTGLPGMESSQHWLFLLLGVLYTVSIVGNALILFIIKEEESLHQPMYYFLSLLSVNDLGVSFSTLPTVLAVFCFHLREISFNSCMSQMFFIHLFSFMESGILLAMSFDRYVAICNPLRYSTVLTDARVVWMGVCVFLRSFCMVFPLPFLLKRLPFCKANVLSHAYCLHPDLIRLPCGDTSINNIFGLSIVISTFGLDSALIFLSYVLILRSVLAIASREERLKTLNTCVSHLCAVLIFYVPKVGVSMFARYGRHAPHYVHTLLSLIYLFVPPMLNPVIYPIKTKEIRRRLCKILLGSKF, from the coding sequence ATGGGAGGTGAAGCCCACAACAGCTCTGGGTTGCCTCCCTTCATCTTGACAGGACTGCCAGGGATGGAGAGCTCCCAGCACTGGTTGTTCCTGCTCCTTggtgtcctctacactgtctcCATAGTGGGCAATGCCCTGATCCTGTTCATCATTAAGGAGGAAGAGAGTCTACACCAACCCATGTACTACTTCCTGTCTCTGCTATCAGTCAATGACCTGGGTGTGTCTTTCTCCACATTGCCCACAGTCCTGGCTGTGTTTTGCTTCCACTTGAGAGAGATCAGTTTTAACTCTTGCATGTCCCAAATGTTCTTTATCCACCTTTTCTCTTTCATGGAGTCTGGGATTCTGCTGGCCATGAGCTTTGATCGCTATGTAGCTATCTGTAACCCACTGCGCTATTCCACAGTGCTCACTGATGCCCGGGTGGTGTGGATGGGTGTATGTGTTTTCCTTCGAAGTTTCTGCATGGTTTTCCCATTACCCTTCCTTCTGAAGAGGTTGCCCTTCTGCAAGGCTAATGTGCTCTCCCATGCCTACTGTCTGCATCCAGATCTGATTCGACTGCCTTGTGGTGACACTTCCATCAACAATATATTTGGTCTGTCCATTGTCATCTCTACCTTTGGACTTGATTCTGCACTCATTTTCCTCTCGTATGTTCTCATACTTCGTTCTGTGCTTGCTATTGCCTCCCGGGAAGAGAGGCTGAAGACCCTGAACACGTGTGTGTCACACCTGTGTGCTGTGCTCATCTTCTATGTGCCTAAGGTAGGTGTGTCCATGTTTGCTCGCTATGGGAGGCATGCCCCTCACTACGTACACACACTCCTGTCACTCATCTATCTCTTTGTTCCTCCAATGCTCAATCCTGTCATCTATCCCATCAAAACCAAGGAGATTCGTCGGAGACTTTGCAAAATCCTGCTTGGGAGCAAATTTTGA
- the LOC117720631 gene encoding olfactory receptor 51I2-like, with amino-acid sequence MENFRINASQAPSFILTGFPGMETMEPWLSLPFLLFYAISIIGNSLILLIIKEEQSLHQPMYYFLSLLSVNDLGVSFSTLPTVLSALCFHARVITFNACLAQMFFIHLFSWTESGILLAMSFDRYVAICNPLRYATVLTNARIVAMGLGTVLRSFVLIVVFPVLLHRLPFCHPQNILSHAYCLHVDMIKLACTDVSLNSHYGLSIVLLTFGLDSALILISYVLILRSVLAIASREERLKTLNTCVSHILAVLIFYVPMVSVSIVHRFGAGLPHAVHILMSILYLFVPPMLNPIIYSIKTKEIRRRLLKMLFRAKL; translated from the coding sequence ATGGAGAACTTCAGGATCAATGCTTCTCAGGCTCCCAGCTTTATTCTGACAGGCTTTCCAGGAATGGAAAccatggagccctggctgtctctgcctttccttttATTCTATGCCATCTCCATCATAGGCAACTCCTTGATCCTCCTCATCATCAAGGAGGAGCAGAGTCTGCACCAGCCCATGTACTACTTCCTGTCCCTACTGTCTGTGAATGACCTGGGTGTGTCTTTCTCCACACTGCCAACTGTTTTGTCTGCCCTTTGCTTCCATGCCCGAGTGATCACCTTTAATGCCTGCTTGGCTCAGATGTTTTTTATACATCTCTTTTCTTGGACAGAGTCTGGCATCCTTCTAGCCATGAGCTTTGATCGCTATGTAGCTATATGCAATCCACTGCGCTATGCCACTGTGCTCACCAATGCTCGCATTGTGGCAATGGGCCTGGGAACAGTCCTCCGTAGCTTTGTTCTCATTGTTGTCTTCCCAGTGCTTTTGCACAGGCTACCCTTCTGCCACCCTCAGAACATCCTTTCCCATGCTTACTGCTTACATGTGGACATGATTAAACTGGCATGTACTGATGTTTCTCTCAATAGCCACTATGGGTTGTCCATCGTGTTACTCACCTTTGGCCTGGACTCTGCACTCATCCTTATCTCTTACGTGCTTATCCTGCGATCAGTGCTGGCCATTGCATCTCGGGAGGAGCGCCTGAAGACACTCAATACATGTGTGTCCCACATCTTGGCCGTGCTCATCTTCTATGTGCCCATGGTCAGTGTGTCAATTGTGCATCGCTTTGGGGCTGGCCTGCCTCATGCAGTCCATATCCTCATGTCTATTCTCTATCTCTTTGTGCCTCCTATGCTAAATCCTATTATCTATTCCATTAAGACAAAGGAGATACGCCGGAGACTACTCAAGATGCTCTTCAGGGCCAAGTTGTGA